From the uncultured Fretibacterium sp. genome, the window TGCTGGCGCCGGAGCTTCTGGGGCGGGACGCGGTCCTCATGGGCAAGACGCGCTCCCGTTCGCCCCTTGCCCCCTGCCGGATCCTGAGTCTGGGCGGCGCGGAGCTCTCGGTTGCATTCGAGCGGCCGCAGTTCGCCCCAGCGCCGGGACAGCGCCTGGCGCTCTACGGCGGGGAGGTCCTGGCCGTCTCCGGTACGATCGCTTGATGATGCCGGGAGTTTTATGTTTAGGAGGCTTTATTTAGATGGAGCACTCGATGCTTCGGAAACTGTTGGAGTGGGTGGACTCAGGGGAGGAGGCGGTGCTCTGCACCGTGGTGGACGACCAGGGGTCCACGCCGCGGGGCCGCGGGGCCGCGATGCTGGTGCGTCCCGACGGGACCTTGGAGGGCACGATCGGCGGCGGCGTCACCGAGCATCATGTGATCGAGCGGGCCCGTGCGATGATGCGCGAGGGGACGGACACGGAGCTCTACCGGGAGAGCCTCAAGGCGGAGGAGGCCGCGCTGGAGGGGGCCGCCTGCGGCGGCGACGTCTCGGTTTATCTGGAGCGTTACGGACGGTCGCCGGAGGTGGTGATCTTCGGGGCCGGGCACGTGGGCCGAGCCTTGGCGCGCCTGGTGTACGACACGGGGATGCCAGTGCTGACCTGGGACGAGCGCGCGGAATTCGCCAACGGGGAGAGCATTCCCTGGGGCAGGACGCTG encodes:
- a CDS encoding XdhC family protein is translated as MEHSMLRKLLEWVDSGEEAVLCTVVDDQGSTPRGRGAAMLVRPDGTLEGTIGGGVTEHHVIERARAMMREGTDTELYRESLKAEEAALEGAACGGDVSVYLERYGRSPEVVIFGAGHVGRALARLVYDTGMPVLTWDERAEFANGESIPWGRTLACPLDDVFDRGLNLHSASFVVIVTRGHALDAEVVKLLEGRKCAYIGMIGSRRKIAYVRERLIQDGLAPDQIDRIHQPIGLPIRAETPEEIAVSILAEIIAARRGADLDQLRSAL